From the Theobroma cacao cultivar B97-61/B2 chromosome 2, Criollo_cocoa_genome_V2, whole genome shotgun sequence genome, one window contains:
- the LOC18607088 gene encoding accelerated cell death 11, with protein sequence MPRSFGVLVQQRTFPSLILTRHRQKNLTSDRQRERERERSTMVDLENEKTLRKISDAFKELAATVNSQAADMDVAPFSRACSLVSPLFGCLGIAFKFAEMDYVAKVDDLAEASKSIATLNAMLDRDVEGNCVRKAGSHTRNLLRVKRGLDMVRVLFEQILVTEGNSLKDPASRAYAQVFAPHHGWAIRKAVAAGMYALPTRAQLLKKLNEDEASARIQMQNYVTASGPIILYIDQLFLSRELGTDW encoded by the exons ATGCCTCGTTCTTTCGGCGTCCTAGTGCAGCAAAGAACATTCCCCTCGCTAATATTGACCAGACACAGACAAAAGAATTTAACTTCTGATaggcagagagagagagagagagagaggtcaACAATGGTGGATTTAGAGAACGAAAAGACACTGAGAAAGATCTCTGATGCGTTCAAGGAACTTGCAGCAACCGTAAACTCGCAAGCCGCGGATATGGATGTGGCTCCTTTTTCACGCGCCTGCTCTTTAGTCTCTCCCTTGTTTGGTTGTTTGGGCATCGCCTTCAAGTTCGCGGAAATGGATTACGTCGCCAAG GTTGATGATCTTGCAGAGGCGTCGAAGTCAATTGCAACGCTAAACGCAATGCTCGACAGGGATGTAGAGGGGAACTGCGTTAGGAAAGCTGGGAGTCATACAAGAAACCTTTTGAGAGTGAAACGTGGGCTTGACATGGTCAGGGTACTCTTTGAACAAATTCTAGTTACAGA GGGGAACTCCTTGAAAGATCCAGCTTCCAGGGCCTATGCGCAGGTATTTGCACCCCACCATGGGTGGGCAATCAGGAAAGCTGTAGCTGCAGGAATGTATGCTCTCCCTACAAGGGCGCAGCTGTTAAAGAAGCTAAATGAAGATG AGGCATCAGCAAGGATTCAAATGCAAAACTATGTAACAGCATCTGGCCCCATCATTTTGTACATTGACCAACTGTTCCTTTCAAGAGAATTGGGTACAGATTGGTAA